A section of the Humulus lupulus chromosome 2, drHumLupu1.1, whole genome shotgun sequence genome encodes:
- the LOC133815614 gene encoding uncharacterized protein LOC133815614, giving the protein MNASNLLLQQMSEQTYEPFPQQPPTGMSQDQEPSISDMLKTLVASTIQTQVILQSTEASLKNLESTMGKIATSLNNLEVENIGELPKGLESNPLENDDTLTLQSGPQLDTPPYPNITFDLIPIQEVNNSTSEASSPLEIETFTSVGPSSQNMLHKPTVSSYVPIPHFPRKLTKFKNEKENKVVLKINISLLKPINQVPPYAKLPKELSTYKRKLKGDKKINVGENVSAILQRKFLPKCQDLGMFINPYTIGLLKETGVTIRLVDRTIVPPLRVVEDILVQVQFGRPFLLITSTKMNVKVWVLTTEFDGEVIQFDMLNSIDKYRRKKVLLNDQL; this is encoded by the exons ATGAATGCCAGCAATCTCCTACTTCAACAGATGTCAGAGCAGACTTATGAGCCTTTTCCTCAACAACCTCCTACAGGAATGTCACAAGATCAAGAACCATCAATTTCAGATATGCTAAAAACATTGGTGGCTTCAACTATACAGACCCAAGTTATTCTTCAAAGTACAGAAGCGTCTCTCAAGAATTTGGAGAGTACTATGGGAAAAATTGCTACATCATTGAATAATCTCGAGGTTGAGAATATTGGAGAATTACCCAAAGGATTAGAGAGTAATCCATTAGAGAATGATGATACCCTAACTCTTCAAAGTGGTCCACAACTTGATACGCCACCTTATCCAAACATAACGTTTGATCTAATTCCAATTCAAGAAGTCAACAATTCAACCTCAGAAGCATCTTCTCCACTGGAGATCGAAACTTTCACGTCAGTTGGTCCATCATCACAGAACATGCTACACAAACCAACTGTTAGTTCGTATGTCCCTATTCCTCATTTTCCGAGAAAATTGACAAAATTTAAGAATGAGAAGGAAAATAAGGTGGTCCTTAAAATCAACATTTCGCTCCTTAAACCCATTAACCAAGTACCACCATATGCTAAGCTTCCTAAGGAGTTGTCCACATATAAAAGGAAACTGAAGGGTGATAAAAAGATAAatgtgggggagaatgtttctGCTATTCTCCAAAGGAAGTTTCTACCCAAGTGTCAAGACCTTGGGATGTTTATAAATCCATACACTATTG GTTTATTAAAAGAAACTGGTGTTACCATTCGATTGGTTGATCGCACTATTGTGCCTCCCCTAAGGGTAGTTGAAGATATTTTGGTGCAGGTTCAATTTGGTAGGCCATTCTTACTGATTACAAGTACAAAGATGAATGTCAAAGTATGGGTACTTACAACAGAGTTTGATGGTGAAGTTATACAGTTTGATATGTTGAATTCTATTGATAAGTACAGGAGGAAGAAAGTTCTGTTAAATGACCAACTGTAA